In Lineus longissimus chromosome 7, tnLinLong1.2, whole genome shotgun sequence, a genomic segment contains:
- the LOC135490761 gene encoding nitrilase and fragile histidine triad fusion protein NitFhit-like, with the protein MTLTRGFAAIVKTLGWRLGGYTRVASFAGRQNRLFYTAGGEGPMSREVNVKQSPLVAVCQMTATSNKQENFSVCKQLIEKAKARGAQMVFLPECFDFVSESRPQALEFSETLSGPLITSYQELAKKHDIWLSLGGFHEKGPEDEPCRLFNTHLVINNEGNISATYNKTHLFDLHIKGTIRLSESDFTVPGSQVAPPVATPVGKVGLGVCYDMRFPEFSVALTQQGAEVLTYPSAFTVPTGMAHWHAILRSRAIENQCYVIAAAQVGRHNEKRQSYGHALVIDPWGCVVAECQNGTDIACTEIDLGYLNKIRQDMPMDKHRRHDIYGHIETRSNVPIDSEASYQFGQFSIRSDQVFHRSNLSIAFVNIKPVVPGHVLVSPIRVVEKFADLTPSEVSDLFNCVKRVTKVIEEVHGATSSSVAIQDGPDAGQTVAHVHVHILPRKAGDFKEDEVYSKLQDHDKNLQEDMKQGNIRTEEEMAEESAGLRRFFSC; encoded by the exons ATGACATTGACAAGGGGATTTGCTGCCATTGTGAAGACGCTTGGGTGGAGATTAGGAGGCTACACAAGAGTAGCAAGCTTTGCAGGCCGGCAGAATCGGCTTTTTTATACTGCTGGTGGTGAAGGCCCCATGTCGAGAGAGGTCAATGTCAAGCAAAGCCCACTTGTGGCTGTTTGTCAGATGACAGCGACATCCAATAAGCAGGAGAACTTTTCAGTTTGCAAGCAACTGATTGAAAAAGCTAAGGCCAGGGGAGCTCAG atggTGTTCCTCCCAGAGTGTTTTGACTTTGTGAGTGAATCCCGACCACAAGCTCTGGAATTTTCTGAAACCCTATCTGGTCCTCTGATAACTTCATACCAAGAATTAGCAAAGAAGCATGATATTTGGCTATCTTTGGGTGGATTCCATGAAAAG GGTCCAGAAGACGAACCATGTCGCCTATTCAACACCCATTTAGTCATCAACAATGAAGGAAATATCTCCGCCACATACAACAAAACGCACCTCTTTGATCTCCACATCAAAGGCACCATCAGACTTTCTGAATCAGACTTCACCGTTCCAGGATCTCAAGTGGCACCTCCTGTTGCAACCCCAGTTGGGAAAGTTGGTTTGGGAGTT TGTTATGATATGAGGTTTCCAGAATTTTCTGTGGCTCTTACCCAGCAAGGTGCTGAAGTGTTAACCTATCCATCTGCATTTACTGTACCAACAGGAATGGCTCATTGGCAT gCAATATTAAGAAGTCGAGCTATCGAAAACCAATGCTATGTAATAGCAGCTGCACAGGTTGGAAGACACAATGAAAAGAGACAGTCTTATGGACATGCACTG GTGATTGATCCCTGGGGCTGCGTGGTTGCAGAGTGTCAAAATGGGACAGATATTGCCTGTACCGAGATTGATCTTGGTTACCTTAACAAGATTAGACAGGACATGCCTATGGACAAGCACCGGAGGCATGACATTTATGGACATATCGAAACAAGGAGCAATG TTCCTATTGACAGTGAAGCCAGCTACCAATTTGGACAGTTTTCAATAAGATCTGACCAGGTGTTCCACAGATCTAATCTGTCCATTGCGTTTGTGAACATAAAACCAGTGGTTCCTGGAC ATGTTTTAGTCTCACCCATCAGAGTTGTAGAAAAGTTTGCAGACCTGACACCATCAGAAGTGTCTGATCTGTTTAATTGTGTGAAACGAGTAACCAAGGTGATAGAGGAAGTCCATGGTGCTACATCATCCAGTGTTGCCATACAAGACGGGCCGGATGCTGGACAAACAGTTGCA CATGTTCATGTCCACATTCTTCCAAGAAAAGCTGGTGATTTTAAAGAGGATGAAGTATATTCAAAG
- the LOC135490764 gene encoding sentrin-specific protease 8-like: protein MAESDEKAVVLSYHDSLLRKSDVSLLEGPHWLNDKLIGFLFEYFENDRFKERCHHVRFISPDVTQFIKLGSHVELELFLQPLELHTKKLVFLAVNDSTDASQAGGSHWSLLVFSRKDGIISHYDSNHGYNEAAARSIAKKIYPYLRAYGEVEYQEALTPQQNNCYDCGIYVVSVTECLCMKYLESFKSPLDEFVTPGYVSKKRKDLIDLILRLAKGR from the exons ATGGCCGAAAGCGACGAAAAAGCGGTCGTTCTCAGTTATCATGACTCGCTTTTGAGAAAGTCAGACGTTTCGTTGCTGGAAGGACCGCACTGGCTGAATGACAAACTTATAGGGTTTTTGTTTGA atattttgaaaatgaccgCTTCAAAGAAAGGTGCCACCATGTTCGCTTCATCAGCCCTGATGTCACGCAATTTATCAAACTTGGTTCACATGTGGAACTAGAGTTATTCTTACAGCCACTGGAACTACACACAAAGAAGCTAGTCTTCCTTGCAGTTAATGACAGTACCGATGCAAGCCAGGCAGGAGGTTCCCATTGGAGTCTTCTAGTATTCTCCCGGAAAGATGGGATCATTTCACATTATGATTCTAATCATGGTTACAACGAAGCTGCTGCTAGAAGTATTGCCAAAAAGATTTATCCTTATCTACGGG CATATGGTGAAGTGGAGTATCAGGAGGCTCTAACTCCTCAACAGAACAACT GCTATGACTGTGGGATATACGTAGTGTCTGTAACTGAGTGTCTCTGTATGAAATATCTGGAATCATTCAAATCTCCACTGGATGAGTTTGTAACGCCAGGATACGTGTCAAAAAAGAGGAAAGACTTAATAGACTTGATTTTACGTCTTGCTAAAGGCAGATGA